Proteins from a single region of Malaclemys terrapin pileata isolate rMalTer1 chromosome 23, rMalTer1.hap1, whole genome shotgun sequence:
- the LOC128828499 gene encoding keratin, type II cytoskeletal 5-like yields MYLQPCTPSTGGSRRSYSSCSAIGAGGGGGGRVRSSYSSYSSRGYGGGGRCAGFGSRSLHGVGGGARISYGGGFGCRGGGFGGGYGGGAGGYGGGAGGFGGGPCGFGGGAGGFGGGAGGFGGGAGGFGGGLGFGGPGFGPGFGPGFGPGRPGQPGGIQPVHVDPSLLQPVNVEIDPHIQQVKTQEKEQIKVLNNQFAVFIDKVRFLEQQNKVLVTKWELLQQQGGTIIKKDLAPLFENFIQTLRRRLDGLQNQKGQLQSELENMQQYVEEYKRKYEDEINKRTAAENEFVVLKKDVDNAYMVKVELETRVQGLTDEINFLRFIFEEELSQLQTISRDLSVVVSMDNNRHLDLDGIIQEVRNQYEIIAQRSRAEAEAWYQSRYEELQSTAGRHGDNLRNTKTEIQELTRSIQRMRAEIESVKKQIANLQSAIAEAEEKGELALKDARAKLDDLEHALQKDKADLANLLKEYQDLLNVKLALDIEIAMYRKLLEGEESRIAGGGHVNVSVIGGGGSGGVIGGGFGGGSGGGICGGGFGGGNIGFGGGSGGGICGGGFGGGGGFSGGSGVVVCGGGYGGRTVGGGGFSSGSGRGYGGGGSGICSSGGSSVTRRCTTSFSTKSGSGGY; encoded by the exons ATGTATCTCCAGCCGTGCACGCCGTCCACTGGAGGCAGCAGAAGGAGCTACAGCTCATGCTCTGCCATTggtgctggtggaggaggggggggcagagTCAGGAGTAGCTACAGCTCCTATTCCTCCAGGGGCTATGGAGGTGGCGGACGCTGTGCAGGGTTTGGCAGCAGGAGTCTGCATGGTGTAGGCGGAGGTGCGAGGATTTCTTACGGTGGAGGATTTGGGTGCAGAGGTGGTGGCTTTGGTGGTGGCTATGGAGGTGGAGCGGGCGGCTATGGAGGTGGAGCGGGCGGCTTTGGAGGAGGACCGTGTGGCTTTGGAGGAGGAGCGGGCGGCTTTGGAGGAGGAGCGGGCGGCTTTGGAGGAGGAGCAGGCGGCTTTGGAGGCGGACTGGGCTTTGGTGGACCTGGCTTTGGACCTGGCTTTGGACCTGGCTTTGGACCTGGCAGACCTGGGCAGCCTGGAGGCATCCAGCCCGTTCACGTTGACCCAAGCCTCCTGCAGCCGGTCAATGTGGAGATTGACCCCCATATCCAGCAAGTGAAAACTCAGGAGAAGGAGCAGATCAAGGTCCTCAACAACCAGTTTGCAGTATTCATCGACAAG GTCCGGTTCTTGGAACAACAAAATAAAGTTCTGGTCACCAAGTGGGAACTCTTACAACAGCAAGGCGGAACAATTATTAAGAAGGACTTAGCGCCCTTGTTTGAGAATTTTATCCAAACCTTGAGGAGGAGGCTAGATGGACTCCAAAATCAGAAGGGACAATTGCAGTCAGAACTGGAGAACATGCAGCAGTATGTCGAGGAGTACAAGCGCAA GTACGAAGACGAAATCAACAAGCGCACAGCTGCTGAGAATGAGTTTGTGGTGCTCAAGAAG GATGTGGATAATGCCTACATGGTTAAAGTAGAATTGGAAACAAGGGTACAAGGTCTGACTGATGAAATCAACTTCTTGAGATTTATATTTGAGGAG GAATTATCTCAGTTGCAGACGATAAGTCGTGACTTGTCAGTGGTTGTATCCATGGATAACAACAGACATCTAGATCTGGATGGCATCATTCAGGAAGTCCGAAATCAATATGAGATCATCGCTCAGAGAAGTAGAGCTGAGGCAGAGGCCTGGTACCAGTCCAGG TATGAAGAGCTGCAGAGCACAGCTGGAAGACACGGGGACAACTTGCGCAACACCAAGACAGAGATCCAAGAGCTAACGAGGAGCATCCAGAGAATGCGGGCGGAAATTGAAAGTGTGAAGAAGCAG ATTGCAAATCTGCAGTCTGCCATCGCCGAGGCAGAGGAGAAGGGCGAGTTGGCTCTCAAGGATGCTAGGGCAAAACTGGATGATCTTGAACATGCCCTGCAGAAAGACAAGGCGGATCTGGCTAACTTATTGAAAGAGTACCAGGATCTGCTGAATGTCAAACTTGCCCTGGATATTGAGATCGCCATGTACAGGAAACTGCTGGAAGGAGAGGAGTCCAG GATAGCCGGAGGTGGCCATGTGAATGTCT CTGTCATTGGTGGAGGTGGAAGTGGAGGAGTCATCGGGGGTGGATTTGGCGGCGGAAGCGGAGGCGGCATCTGTGGTGGTGGATTCGGCGGTGGAAACATAGGATTCGGCGGCGGAAGCGGAGGAGGGATCTGTGGCGGTGGATTCGGTGGAGGTGGAGGATTCAGTGGCGGAAGCGGAGTCGTCGTCTGTGGTGGTGGATACGGCGGCAGAACCGTTGGAGGTGGTGGCTTCTCTTCTGGAAGTGGAAGAGGCTATGGAGGTGGCGGCAGCGGCATCTGCTCCAGCGGCGGTTCCTCGGTCACACGGCGATGCACCACGTCTTTCTCCACCAAATCCGGTTCAGGAGGGTACTGA